The following is a genomic window from bacterium.
CGCGCGGCGAGGTCGTCATGCGCGCCTCGACCCTGCGGATGATCACGCGGGGCGCCGCGCGCAAGGGCGACGTACTGACCGTCGCGCAGATCGCCGGCATCGCGTCGGCGAAGCGGACGTGGGAGCTGATTCCGCTGTGCCATCCAATTCCGCTGACGGGCGTCGCGGTGACGCTCGAGCCCGACGCGGCGCGCGGCCGGGTGGTGATCGAGGCGCGGGTGCGGACGCGCGGACGCACGGGGGCGGAGATGGAGGCCCTCGTCGCCGTCGCGACGGCCGCCCTTACCGTGTACGACATGGTGAAGGCCGTTGAACGCGGCGTCCGCATCGAGGGAATCCGCCTCACGCGCAAGTCCGGCGGTAAGTCGGGCACCTACCGGTGGAACGGCCGGTGAGCGCGGAGCCGCGTCTGCGGGGCGTTCGCTGCGGCATCCTCACCGCGAGCGACTCGGTCAGCAAAGGCCACGGCAAGGACGACAGCGGCCGGTACCTCGCGGAGACCCTCGAGGCCGAGGGGGCCGAAGTCCTTGTCCGCCTCGTCGTGCCGGACGATCTGGAGACGATCACGCGGTCGCTCGCCGACATGGCGGACTCGTTGCACGTCGACCTGGTGCTGACCACGGGCGGGAGCGGCGTCGCCCCGCGTGACGTGACGCCCGAGGCCACGCTGCGGGTCGTGGAGCGCCAGATGCCGGGGATCCCGGAGGCGGCGCGGATCGCGACGGCCGCGCGGACGCCGCTCGCGATGCTGTCGCGGGCGGTCGCCGGAATCCGCGGCCGGACCCTGATCGTCAACATGCCCGGCAGCCCCAAGGCCGTGCGGGAATGGATGGACGTGATTCTGCCGGTGCTGCGGCACACGGTCGAGCTCTTACAAGAGAAGCGATTGGAGTGGGGCCGGGAACACCGGCCGTAGGCGTATGCC
Proteins encoded in this region:
- the moaC gene encoding cyclic pyranopterin monophosphate synthase MoaC gives rise to the protein MVDVGAKAETVREAVARGEVVMRASTLRMITRGAARKGDVLTVAQIAGIASAKRTWELIPLCHPIPLTGVAVTLEPDAARGRVVIEARVRTRGRTGAEMEALVAVATAALTVYDMVKAVERGVRIEGIRLTRKSGGKSGTYRWNGR
- a CDS encoding MogA/MoaB family molybdenum cofactor biosynthesis protein; its protein translation is MSAEPRLRGVRCGILTASDSVSKGHGKDDSGRYLAETLEAEGAEVLVRLVVPDDLETITRSLADMADSLHVDLVLTTGGSGVAPRDVTPEATLRVVERQMPGIPEAARIATAARTPLAMLSRAVAGIRGRTLIVNMPGSPKAVREWMDVILPVLRHTVELLQEKRLEWGREHRP